The window AGACGTTGCAAGGGAATAGTGTTGGTGGTGAGTATCGCCCGGGTCTTCGCGCATATCAAATCTCAACGCATGAAAGACGGAAATTTCGTCACTGAGATTCTGACAGGGCAAATGTAGTTCTTGTACCTCCTAGAGCAGCCATGAAATGAGCCTGGCCTGGGATCAAATAACTTTGTTCGACCTTGTCGAACAATCATGTATGCTGCACTCCATGGTATTCACGCCCTTACCAGTCGGAATAGACATTGTCAAACAGTAACCTGTCACTTGTAATTAAAAGAGGAATCGCTCTGTTTCGAAAGTTGGTTGAATGAATCGATTCCAAGTTTCTTGTATGTGAACTTGGAGTCCTACGTCTGAACGACGATCTGAGATTCCACATAACAAATTATGACTGGAGTTGCCAGGAACTATTACCTTGGTAGTAGTAGAGTCATCAAAAGTCTAGGTCATTCAGAACCACAGCCTCTGCCGTTGTTCGGCTTTGAGACATCCAATATCCTGATATCGCATCCCAGTATTTCCAAAGCTATAGCAACTTCACGGTAGCTTCACCCGGGCTTTTTGACCCCTTCTTTCAATATTTCTTTTAATTGATAGGTTCCGTAGTCTGGCCGAACACCCTTCTCGCTTGACGAGGTATATGTACAAAACTTCCCCACACCCAAAACGTGTTCAAGGTCTTCCCGTTTTATCATGTGCCGTAAATGTCCACTCTAGTGGTGCTCCTCGCCATGGTGGTGCTCGTCCTCGAGGAAGAAATACTCGTAGCCGCAGTAGGCAGTGAAGGCGACTGTCGCGATGCCGAGACCAGGGAACCCGCTCTTGAGACGGTTCCAACGAGTGTAGGGGCCCTGGTATCGCCAGGCCTCACTGGGAGGGAGTCAGTATAACGTGTCCAGCGTATAGCGAAGCATTTAGCAAGAGATTTTCACGGACTTTCGCTCCCAAGGATCGTATCGAGGCTGGCCGGTGGATGCTTGGAACGCTCGCATGTTGAAGCCGGTGATGTTAGGCTTGGGTCCGCCCGCGGCGGCTCGTAGTACTCTACATGGCACATCTGTTAGCTTATGATTGTCAATTGCAGGAGCCAATTGATCCGGTAGCAGATCTAGAGGATCGCGTCGTACCTCGTGGCAAGCATCGTGGGCTGGAGGCGAGATTCTGGCTGGTAGTTGGATCTGACGACAAATGAAATGGGCGAATGGAGAGCGAGCCAATTCGACCTTAGTGATGCTGGCGCTCTTCCCCCATCACTCAAGGTAAAACTGGGGCTCATTCCTCTGACTGAGAACTGAGAGAAGATCGGATCAAAGTGGCCGTTCCCTCCGATATCGTGCACGGACCATCTGAATCTGCCACCTCGAGCTCCTCATCTGTGTGGCCTCGATACTGGAGTCTTGAGAAACCATACCAGCAAACAATTATCGAATCTTATAATCCACATTCTGTACTCTATTCATTATCTTCTGCCTTACAGACTAGGGAATAGTTATTATAGTGGCCAAGGTACTCGCCTTTTGCTGATTGGCCGGGCCCCCCTCGTACATATCTTCGTCACTCCTCCAACCCACTCTCTCTCCACCATTCGACGTGGAATCAATAAAACCACCCGCCAACGCAACTCTCGATACTTTCCGGCCATTCGACAACGTTCTCGCCTATCGCTGGTGCTCGTTTAGATTTATGTTATAAGCAAAGGTCTTTTAAGTATTTCGAAGCTACTTCAATGAACAGAGAATCCGCAAACACGCCGCCGAGATAGGGACCGCCGCCAGATATACCAACAACCAGACCTTCGACTTTGGGTTCGGAAATAAAACAGGATTCTTCTGGTGTCGAACCTCCAAAACAAAGTTATCCAAAAAAGGAAAAGCAAAATAAACACAAGAAATCGCCCGAGCATCCTCAGAAACGCCAAGCCACAACTGGTCGAGGGCGAAAGTTTCATCACGAGACAACCAACTATCACAACGCAAACTACTACATGCCGCCGCCGCAACTTAGGGGCTTCGGCGGGGGGCCTGCTGTAGCAGCGCCATATCACCAAGGCGGCTTCCCCTCCCATGGCCAACCGCAGGGTGGTATGCCAGGCGCAAACCAGTACATGAACGCCAATGCCCAGCTTGGACCCTTCTCTGCCAACGGGAATGCGTTCACGTCTGGTCTCAACAGTCTCAACACGCAAGGATTCGCCGATACAGGATTTGGAAGCCAGAGCGCAAGAATGGGCTTCCACGGCCCTGCTGCCGCACTACAACAATCACAGCATGGGCTTCACCAGAACATGTTGATGGAGCACCCCACAATCAGGTCGCAGCCTAACAAGGGCAGGATACGGGAGGTGTGGAAACATAACCTGCATGAGGAAATGGCCGTGTTGCGAGATCTGGTGGATAAGTACCCTTACATTGCCATGGTAAGACACATGAAGTAACACTGGCTTCAAAGATGTACTGACCACTATGAAAAGGATACTGAGTTTCCGGGTGTCGTTTCGAGGCCCATGGGAGGATTTCGAGGGAAGAGCGACTACCACTACCAATGTCTACGAACCAACGTCGACATGCTCAAGGTCATACAAATAGGCCTCACATTCTTCAACGAGGATGGCGAAACCCCACCAGCACGACCAACGAACGACCTAAAGCTCGGCACAGCTGCGCAAAAGGCTGCAACCAATGCTCCTTTCCCTTGTTCGTGGCAGTTTAACTTCAAGTTCTCCATTACCGACGATATGTACAACGAGAAATCAATCGAGTCACTTCAGCAAGCCGGTATCAACTTCGAATTGCTTGATCGCGATGGCATTGATCCTCACGAGTTCGCATCTCTCCTCATCCCTTCTGGTCTAGTGTGCTTCGATAATGTGAGGTGGATTTCCTTCCACGGTGGTTACGATTTCGGCTACCTCACCAAACTTCTGATCTGTTTACCCTTACCTAATGATGAGGTTGATTTTGATCACAAGATGAAACTCTATTTCCCCACGACATATGACGTGAAGCATCTTATGAAGCATGCGATCCGACTACACAACTCGGGTCTCCTCACACCCAGTGATCCCAGTAGCGCTGAGATCTTGCAAAAGTTTGAGCACAAGTCAGGACTGGAAAATATCGCAGAAACCCTCAAGATTAAGCGTGTCGGTAGTGCGCATCAAGCAGGCTCTGACTCGCTGCTCACCGGAAAGGTTTTTTTCTCTATGCGCGACAAGATCTTTGCCGGTGACATCCCTGACGAGCACGTTGGTAAAGTTTGGGGTCTTGGATTCCCCGACTCCAACTCGAATATTATCTCGATGAACCAGCAAAACAACAATGATGGCCAGACAAATGGCAACGCACCCAGCACACCCAACACTACGAGTGTCGGGTTGGCTACCACACCTGGACCCCAAGGCCACAATGGTATCCTCAACACAGGACCTATGACGcctggaggaggtggtggtgtaTTTGGCAGCTTTGCTTTTGGTGGAAACCGATAAAAAACCGAATCCCGCGAGATTTGTTAGCCTGCAAGGCCATTAAATATGCCGATAGTGTTAATGTTTTCACGCCTCTTGATTTTGCCCTTTATGCCATCATCCTATACTTGTACTCCTATAACCGCGCGTTTCACACAAAAGCGAAGTCTCGTTTTGTGTGAAACAAACCGTACGCGACGCGACATCATAGCCGTCTGATGCTATGTGCGTCTTCACCTCTCGCTCCCACGCTTTTCTGCACGGGGCTCACGTTTTTGATATTGGAAGCTGGAAGGGTTCTAGGGATTCAGCGAGGGAAAAGGGAATTGGGAAAAGGCACGGCTGGGAGGGAACAGGGTGGTTTGCGTGGACCGTGTGGTGTTGGCGCTGCTACTGTATGCTGTATTGTATAGTTCAATGGGAGTTAGCACCTGGAATTCGATGATTGTCAAGTCGTACTGATagttcttgtcgttgatgctATCTATTCTGTTCGAAAATATCTGCGCTGCGTCTGAAGCTGTGTGTTCGCCAAAATATCATGTTGTACAGTTGCATAAAGATCCATTCACTGGATTTTGAAGGAACAACCCTGTAAGCCCCGAAAACGCCCCAAAACCCAATCACGTCGCAGCAATCTACAGTTCTTTTTGTCTTATGTGATATAAACCTTTTTCAAGGACTCGACGGGGAATATGTGGCCCGTCCGTAGATCCCTGATTTGGTCAGCAGGCAAGCCGTTCTTCCTCGCCTGTGTCTCTAAACGATCCCTCCCATAGACGCTACCATTTGGCAGCAGTCTCAGATCGTGTTCCACGTGACTCTGTGTGTGATGGGCATACGGTACGTTCCGTGCGAGTTCATTGAGCTCAGTAGAGCAAATAGGACAAACGCCATGGCCGAGAGTCGAAGCACCTGTTTCTATCACATCCGTGGAACTAGTCGTGTGGCTCACATTTGAACTTTGCGGGGGATTTGCGGAATTAGTATGGCAGGCCGGTGTTTTGAGAGCCGAGAGACCAGAGGAAAGCGCAATgtggagaagaggaaccGCAGGGAGGGCGAGAAGCTGGTTATGGGTTTTGGTGAAAAGTTCGGCCAGTTCAGCCCACCGCGAAGGCTTGTAGAGCTCACCATACGCCATGGAGCCAGGTGGAAAGGCGAGAAGACCACAAGCCTGTTCAACCTCGCGACGAAACGTGGTTCGGTAGGGGATGAGATGCTTCTTTGCGTGAGCGATGGCCTCATTCACTTTGGATGGGGACTGGGAGCGGACGAGTTCGATGTATTGCTGGAAGCGTAGCATGAACTCGAGTTTACTCTGCAGAATATTAGCGCAACGTTGTTGAATCTTGACTGGGGTTGACATGCATCCATCTTTCGAAgttccttcttgttctcggtGCACCATGCTAGGGCTTCGACAACACTCTCCCTCATGAGGGAGTCTCGAATGCGACTAGCAGCGACAAAGGTATAGACGTCAACGAGGTCTTTGATACCGCGCTGGTCCGCCAACTGCTTTGCAGTCTCGTTATACCCATGGCGAAGGAGGTAATCTGCCAAAAGCCTATCCAGCCTTTTCCTACTCCAGGTTTCGTATTTCACGTCTTCGACGGAATCCATTTTGTATAGCTCATCGAGATGAGCTATGCGGGCCGCAGCTTGAGTGTGCAAAAGAGCTTCCTCAGCCGCACTCGTAGTGAGCTTACGCTTCAGGCCGCGCATTCGGGTGATCATAGCATCGACGTTTCGAAGAACATCTTCCTGAGATGCGCGGCCAGATACGGTGGCAGTAGCAGAATCCTTTAGCAGTGTTTTAAGGGAAGTGGTATCCTTCTCGATTGCGAAATGTGCCGTTCGAAAGTTCTTACGGAGAAGCTCGGAGGGTAGACGAAGGAGTGGTTGGTCCTGTTAGTGGCCATGAGCGGACGTCTTCTAAGAGGCGGTGATGGACGGGACGAGTGGTGGACTTACAAGCAATAGATGCTCATCATGCTTAATCTGGGAGAGCTTGTGGTCTCCCATGGTCAAGATACGCTGATTGGTTTGATAATCGTCTATTTGTAGAATGATATTTGACGCTGAAGTCCCATGCAAGACGGGTCAGAGGTCCGATAGTAGCGATTGTTTGACGTTATCGTGAAGTGAGGTCGGAATGAAGTGGGTTGCTCCAATGCAGGTCATGACGAGAGTGGAGCAGAATGTGGGAGTTCAAAGAGGGAAGATACGTACCTGCAAGACGTACACTCCCGTGCCGTTCGGAACAAGGGTATGTGGGGCCCCGGATGGATTGTGAAATCCCGCTGTAAGCggaggagggagagagtGAGTGAGCAATGTCAGTGATGTGATGTATAATATCTACggtaggtatgtatgtatgtatgaTACGACACTTACGATGTTGGATCAGCTGCATAGGTAGAGTTTAAATCAACCCGTCAAAGCGACGTTttgacgagaatgaggaGCAACTGTGTATTCACGGCGGTGGTAGCAGTCCAGAACTACTACTAGTATGTACGTATTTGTTCCACCTTCAATATTCCAATATGCTTGAGACTAGGCTGTAAGTATTGAAATTTGGTGTGACAAGACGCAGTTTCTGGTATGAACTTCCAGTGGCCATCCAGAACCCCAAAATCAGTTGGTTGCATGAAAAGGACATAGAGTAGCTGTAGATGCCTCCAGATAAGCCCAGACAGAGACAGGCTTTGGGATCGCATTGTACGTGCAGCAAACATGCCGCACTCGAATGTTGTCGTGACACGAGACGAGCTGTGTTGCTCTGGAATAGCCAAATTGACTCGGTTCCACGAAGTATCCTGATCTACAGGTCGAGCCTTCATTTACAAACAATCGAGGCGTTGCATCGTGTACAATATCTCAGTACCTGGGTAGAGTCAGACGAGCCAAGGTCGGATCATCTGTCGCCTGTATTTTAGGACGCAACCTGTTTCACCTCAGTGCATCAAGTGATGTCCAGTTTAATAAAGGGTGGAATCAGGTGA is drawn from Fusarium graminearum PH-1 chromosome 3, whole genome shotgun sequence and contains these coding sequences:
- a CDS encoding CCR4-NOT transcription complex subunit 7 produces the protein MPPPQLRGFGGGPAVAAPYHQGGFPSHGQPQGGMPGANQYMNANAQLGPFSANGNAFTSGLNSLNTQGFADTGFGSQSARMGFHGPAAALQQSQHGLHQNMLMEHPTIRSQPNKGRIREVWKHNLHEEMAVLRDLVDKYPYIAMDTEFPGVVSRPMGGFRGKSDYHYQCLRTNVDMLKVIQIGLTFFNEDGETPPARPTNDLKLGTAAQKAATNAPFPCSWQFNFKFSITDDMYNEKSIESLQQAGINFELLDRDGIDPHEFASLLIPSGLVCFDNVRWISFHGGYDFGYLTKLLICLPLPNDEVDFDHKMKLYFPTTYDVKHLMKHAIRLHNSGLLTPSDPSSAEILQKFEHKSGLENIAETLKIKRVGSAHQAGSDSLLTGKVFFSMRDKIFAGDIPDEHVGKVWGLGFPDSNSNIISMNQQNNNDGQTNGNAPSTPNTTSVGLATTPGPQGHNGILNTGPMTPGGGGGVFGSFAFGGNR